One part of the Bdellovibrio sp. KM01 genome encodes these proteins:
- a CDS encoding rhodanese-like domain-containing protein, with protein MDISQLGHFQFNNLIKGRIPMILVNLGVDLKSLYGQVEALHIDNCQIVGSTDEIVSQVESKKLPAHYPIVIIDQNGNTYSPLVQALEAKGFNNVYTVKDGLTGLQKEN; from the coding sequence ATGGATATTTCTCAACTTGGACACTTCCAATTCAACAATCTGATCAAGGGCCGCATCCCCATGATTTTGGTTAATCTAGGCGTGGATCTAAAGTCTTTATATGGACAGGTTGAAGCCCTTCATATCGACAATTGCCAAATCGTGGGATCAACGGACGAAATCGTCAGCCAGGTGGAAAGTAAAAAACTTCCTGCTCACTATCCGATCGTGATCATCGATCAGAACGGAAACACCTACTCCCCGCTGGTACAAGCCCTGGAGGCAAAAGGTTTCAACAATGTCTACACAGTGAAAGACGGCCTTACCGGATTACAAAAAGAAAACTAA